The Streptomyces kanamyceticus genome window below encodes:
- a CDS encoding alpha/beta hydrolase, with product MTQQPGRGAARNDVDELKQFIGVHARAQGLPDELCSRVLRRITHDGEGPGSWSGEWSVAAAELAAQGQLLAACQCWNTARFPFVDGPARAEAHARCVETFGRWSADHPGIERIEITVDGGPGAETRPDGGKGTFTALTAGLSATEPRPLLLVMGGIVSLKEQWAPALLGAEQLGMAMAVTEMPGVGENTLTYGNDGGRMLSALLDALADRADVTKTYASAMSFSGHMALRCALTDPRIRGVVTAGAPISAFFTDRAWYDATVPRITKDTLAQLTGLGEDALFDDMRSWGFTAQELAGLAIPVGYTVSLRDEIIPQEDARFLHRHGRDVALKENDDVHGSPSHVEETRAWAVQSVLAMRQRAEST from the coding sequence ATGACACAGCAGCCCGGTCGGGGTGCGGCGCGGAACGACGTGGACGAGCTCAAGCAGTTCATCGGCGTCCACGCGCGCGCCCAAGGCCTGCCCGACGAGCTCTGTTCGCGGGTTCTGCGGCGCATCACGCACGACGGCGAGGGTCCCGGTTCGTGGAGCGGTGAATGGTCGGTGGCGGCAGCGGAGTTGGCGGCTCAGGGGCAGCTCCTGGCGGCCTGTCAGTGCTGGAACACGGCCCGCTTCCCGTTCGTCGACGGCCCGGCGCGCGCCGAGGCGCACGCCCGTTGCGTCGAGACGTTCGGACGCTGGAGCGCGGATCACCCGGGCATCGAACGCATCGAGATCACCGTGGACGGCGGACCGGGCGCCGAGACCCGGCCCGACGGCGGCAAAGGCACGTTCACCGCGCTGACCGCGGGCCTCTCGGCCACCGAGCCCCGGCCGTTGCTGCTCGTCATGGGCGGGATCGTCAGCCTCAAGGAGCAGTGGGCGCCGGCGCTGCTCGGCGCCGAGCAGCTGGGCATGGCGATGGCCGTCACCGAGATGCCCGGGGTCGGCGAGAACACCCTCACGTACGGGAACGACGGCGGGCGCATGCTGTCGGCGCTGCTCGACGCGCTCGCCGACCGCGCGGACGTGACCAAGACGTACGCGTCGGCGATGAGCTTCAGCGGACACATGGCACTGCGGTGCGCGCTGACGGACCCGCGCATTCGCGGCGTCGTCACGGCGGGCGCGCCCATCAGCGCGTTCTTCACCGACCGCGCGTGGTACGACGCGACGGTGCCGCGCATCACGAAGGACACGCTGGCGCAGCTGACGGGCCTCGGCGAGGACGCGCTCTTCGACGACATGCGCTCCTGGGGCTTCACGGCCCAGGAGCTGGCCGGGCTGGCCATCCCGGTCGGGTACACGGTGAGCCTGCGGGACGAGATCATCCCGCAGGAGGACGCGCGGTTCCTGCACCGGCACGGGCGCGACGTGGCGCTCAAGGAGAACGACGACGTGCACGGTTCGCCCTCGCACGTCGAGGAGACGCGCGCCTGGGCGGTGCAGTCGGTGCTCGCGATGCGGCAGCGGGCCGAGAGCACCTGA
- a CDS encoding type I polyketide synthase → MSYWLDAPAGGGSGDATSLGQTPTGHGLLGAAVTLADDAATVFTGRLSLASHPWLADHAVNGTVLVPGTAFVELALHAGEYVNSEHLEGLTLEAPLTLTDEQSVRIQLSVGEPDEAGRRQLKLHSRAYDSEDTPGPWVRHATGTLSADPTAAGASAVPEAAVAWPPVGGEPLDLDGFYDAFADLGYEYGPLFQGLEAAWRVGDDVYAEVALPQDTDVTGYGIHPALLDAALHTLAAASGAIGPDGPSDGAELRLPFDFSGVRLHETGAPAARVIASPAADGSARLTLTNDSGKLLATIDALTTRPVDEGQLAALSRVSATRAPLLAVEWVPLPEPTVVGTDPVWAFISPTPQPAGTLPADIPVHPDLDALRAALADGAPAPDHVALILPTTDDGDDDSPIPATHTLTTHTLTFLQHWLTNEEFTHTHLTLITRDATTTHTPPNLPHATIWGLTRTAQTEHPDRITLLDLNPTTLLTTTLLNTTHHTHQPQLAHHNNTLHTPQLTPTTSPITQPTTSPTPFDPNTTILITGGTGTLGRIIARHLITHHGVRHLLLTSRHGQAAPGAAELATELTHAGADVHIAACDTTNRTDLSNLLNTIPTNHPLTAVIHTAGTLHDATLTTLTPDTLTDVLRPKADAAWNLHELTRHLPLTHFILYSSAAGLTGNAGQANYAAANTFLDALAHHRHTHNQPATSLAWGLWNTTSTMTQHVTSQAESNRLSRSGLVALAEEEGLALFDAALAATERHPVLGALRTDAAELRTQDRAGLLNPVLRGLVRTVRRRETGGGAEQSLVARLAARPESEHRTVVLDLVRGAVAAVLGHGTPDELDVHQSFKELGFDSLTAVELRNRLNAATGLRLTATLVFDHPSLSELADHLLGQVTAETERERSSSLLVELDRLQAVLGRAADGDGVIRSAVTERLRGLLADWEGAESADQGGDAAGDDGAGDADAVERIETASASEIFDFIDKELGRSAG, encoded by the coding sequence GTGAGTTACTGGCTCGACGCACCCGCGGGAGGCGGCTCGGGCGACGCGACCAGCCTCGGTCAGACCCCCACCGGGCACGGCCTGCTCGGCGCGGCGGTCACGCTCGCGGACGACGCGGCGACGGTCTTCACCGGACGTCTCTCCCTGGCCTCGCATCCGTGGCTGGCCGATCACGCGGTGAACGGCACCGTCCTGGTCCCCGGCACCGCCTTCGTCGAACTCGCCCTGCACGCGGGGGAGTACGTGAACAGTGAGCACCTCGAAGGCCTCACCCTGGAGGCGCCGCTCACCCTCACCGACGAGCAATCCGTCCGTATCCAGCTGTCCGTCGGCGAGCCCGACGAGGCCGGACGGCGTCAACTGAAACTCCACTCACGGGCGTACGACAGCGAGGACACCCCCGGCCCCTGGGTGCGGCACGCGACCGGCACGCTCAGTGCCGACCCCACGGCGGCGGGTGCCTCCGCGGTGCCCGAGGCCGCGGTGGCCTGGCCACCCGTCGGCGGCGAACCGCTCGACCTGGACGGCTTCTACGACGCCTTCGCGGACCTCGGCTATGAGTACGGGCCGCTGTTCCAGGGCCTGGAGGCCGCCTGGCGCGTCGGCGACGACGTGTACGCGGAGGTCGCCCTGCCCCAGGACACCGACGTCACCGGATACGGCATCCACCCCGCACTCCTCGACGCCGCCCTGCACACCCTGGCGGCGGCCTCGGGAGCGATCGGCCCTGACGGCCCGTCCGACGGCGCCGAGCTGCGGCTGCCGTTCGACTTCAGCGGCGTACGCCTGCACGAGACGGGCGCACCGGCGGCCCGTGTCATCGCCTCACCCGCCGCGGACGGAAGTGCCCGGCTGACCCTGACGAACGACTCGGGCAAGCTGCTCGCGACCATCGACGCGCTCACCACGCGCCCGGTCGACGAAGGCCAACTCGCCGCCCTCAGCCGGGTGTCGGCGACCCGCGCCCCGCTGCTCGCGGTCGAGTGGGTTCCGCTGCCGGAACCCACGGTGGTGGGGACCGATCCCGTATGGGCCTTCATCAGTCCCACCCCGCAGCCAGCCGGCACGCTCCCGGCAGACATCCCCGTACACCCGGACCTGGATGCCCTCCGCGCCGCCCTCGCCGACGGCGCCCCCGCACCCGACCACGTCGCCCTGATCCTGCCCACCACCGATGACGGTGACGACGACTCACCCATCCCCGCCACCCACACCCTGACCACCCACACCCTCACCTTCCTCCAACACTGGCTCACCAACGAAGAATTCACCCACACCCACCTCACCCTCATCACCCGCGACGCCACCACCACCCACACACCCCCCAACCTCCCCCACGCCACCATCTGGGGCCTCACCCGCACCGCACAAACCGAACACCCCGACCGCATCACCCTCCTCGACCTCAACCCCACCACCCTCCTCACCACCACCCTCCTCAACACCACCCACCACACCCACCAACCCCAACTCGCCCACCACAACAACACCCTCCACACCCCCCAACTCACCCCCACCACCTCTCCCATCACCCAACCCACCACCTCACCCACCCCCTTCGACCCCAACACCACCATCCTCATCACCGGCGGCACCGGCACCCTCGGCCGCATCATCGCCCGCCACCTCATCACCCACCACGGCGTACGCCACCTCCTCCTCACCAGCCGCCACGGTCAAGCAGCCCCCGGCGCAGCGGAACTGGCCACCGAACTCACCCACGCCGGAGCGGACGTACACATCGCCGCCTGCGACACCACCAACCGCACCGACCTCAGCAACCTCCTCAACACCATCCCCACCAACCACCCCCTCACCGCAGTCATCCACACCGCCGGCACACTCCACGACGCCACCCTGACCACCCTCACCCCAGACACCCTCACCGACGTCCTACGACCCAAAGCCGACGCCGCCTGGAACCTCCACGAACTCACCCGCCACCTCCCCCTCACCCACTTCATCCTCTACTCCTCCGCAGCAGGCCTCACCGGCAACGCCGGACAAGCCAACTACGCCGCCGCCAACACCTTCCTCGACGCACTCGCCCACCACCGCCACACCCACAACCAACCCGCCACCAGCCTCGCCTGGGGACTCTGGAACACCACCAGCACCATGACCCAGCACGTCACGTCCCAGGCGGAGTCGAACCGGCTGAGCCGGAGCGGGCTCGTGGCGCTGGCGGAAGAGGAGGGGCTCGCCCTCTTCGACGCCGCGCTGGCCGCGACGGAGCGGCATCCCGTACTGGGGGCACTGCGCACCGACGCGGCGGAGCTGCGGACACAGGACCGTGCCGGACTGCTCAACCCGGTGCTGCGGGGGCTCGTGCGGACGGTGCGGCGCCGGGAAACGGGCGGCGGAGCCGAGCAGTCGCTCGTGGCCAGGCTCGCGGCCCGGCCCGAGTCCGAGCACCGGACCGTGGTCCTCGACCTCGTGCGGGGAGCCGTCGCGGCCGTCCTCGGCCACGGCACGCCGGACGAGCTCGATGTGCACCAGTCCTTCAAGGAACTGGGCTTCGACTCGCTCACCGCGGTCGAACTGCGCAACCGGCTCAACGCCGCGACGGGACTGCGGCTGACCGCGACCCTCGTCTTCGACCACCCGTCCCTGTCCGAACTCGCCGACCACCTCCTTGGCCAGGTCACGGCGGAGACCGAGCGGGAGCGCTCGTCTTCGCTGCTCGTCGAGCTCGACCGGCTGCAGGCCGTCCTCGGGCGGGCGGCCGATGGGGACGGCGTGATCCGCTCGGCGGTCACCGAACGGTTGCGCGGGCTGCTAGCCGACTGGGAGGGCGCGGAGAGCGCGGATCAAGGAGGGGACGCGGCGGGCGACGACGGGGCCGGTGACGCGGACGCCGTCGAACGCATCGAGACGGCATCGGCCTCCGAGATCTTCGACTTCATCGACAAGGAACTGGGCCGCAGCGCCGGCTGA
- a CDS encoding type I polyketide synthase, with protein sequence MSNEEKLTEYLKWVTADLHKTRRRLAEAEAADREPIAVIGMGCRYPGGVRTPDDLWKLVRSGADGIGDFPVGRGWDLDHLYDADPDKAGTFYTRHGGFLHDADQFDAPFFGISPREATAMDPQHRLLLEASWEAFEDAGLDPVELRGSDTGVFAGIMYSDYAARLHSVPEEYEPFLGNGSAASVASGRVSYALGLRGPAVSIDTACSSSLVALHLAVRALRGGECGMALAGGATVLSTPGVFVEFSRQRGLAADGRCKAFAAAADGTGFGEGVGVLVLERLSDARRNGHPVLAVVRGTAVNQDGASNGLTAPNGPAQERVIRQALDGAGLTPSDVDAVEAHGTGTTLGDPIEAQALLATYGQERGAGQPLHLGSVKSNIGHTQAAAGVAGVIKMVQAMRHGVLPKTLHVDEPSPHVDWESGAVSLLTETTPWPELDRPRRSAVSSFGISGTNAHVILEQAPEPGELIDGGEGEGEEGPAFAVAAAAELPAVPWVLSGRGPAALRAQARTLLDHLRAADGAARAAGPADIAHSLALRTSFGHRAAVVAEGREDLERGLAALARGDAGAGAVVSGVPEGGRLAFLFAGQGSQRAGMGRELSAAFPLFAQTLADLCTRFDRYLEHPLHGVVMAQPRSAEAKLLDETLYTQCALFAVEVALFRLVEHFGVRPDIVMGHSIGELAAAHVAGVFGLDDAVALVAARGTFMQAAPSGGAMIAIQAPEAEVVESLAAHAGRVVVAAANGPVATVVSGDADAAAEVAKGWREKGHRTKRLRVSHAFHSPHMEQAVAQLRAVAAKVTYAEPVIDVVSNVTGRLATAAELMSPDYWARHIREAVRFHDGVRTLEDDGVRQFVEIGPDAVLTAMARDCLTEEPLLLAPTLRRDKPECPTLLLGLAGVWAHGREVDWRALLAGSDTRRVTLPPYAFQHQGYWLHDADDAPGTPERTAVALVQGGSALDDQDFLTALELGAPHTLARAYGATDEEQQLLLRLRPALTAWRRQRSWSYGVEWKRLPETRTGLHAGATTDGGSWLLVEPDLSDDGQPTEGSALERALTAAGLDVVPLGVRSDDTAEAIAARIESTLAGRAPGTQPSGVLSALGFVKGAHPEHPAISLGFALTTQLVEALGGIGMRLPLWCLTRGALAVGQDPEAHDPAQGHLWGLGRTVAAQAPAAWGGLVDLPAALDQAVGTAATGTEAGASQGGWATHLARFLADPQGEDEIAVRASGRYVRRLVRVPWPTPREPDDTTLAGTVLLTGATATAGRHAALSLARGGVRRLLLLAPESEAGAAATLTAELVALGVEVEVSATDPADRQALAEVLAGLGDDAPLTAVVHAQWHAGDAAAGLTGLGDATAALHNLHELTLDLPLSAFTVFTGYDGLTGGRATSWESVVHAAYAETLTRYRRSHRLPATLIAWGRLAPEATGTPEAAEPAHGLRALDPIRALACLPNLLSTRAESDPTVPVLGIADVDWERRTAHDARIRSGALHRALPDVRSHLAHGADREASDDDAEAPAELRRKLAESTEEEGGILLSELLRDQMMLVLGHDSAEHLDESSSFLEIGFSSFTALELRNGLHRATGVALPATAVFDHPTPGDLLRYLKQALTG encoded by the coding sequence ATGTCGAACGAAGAGAAGCTCACCGAGTACCTCAAGTGGGTGACGGCCGACCTTCACAAGACCCGGCGCCGGCTCGCCGAGGCCGAGGCCGCCGACCGCGAGCCCATCGCCGTCATCGGCATGGGCTGCCGCTACCCCGGCGGCGTGCGCACCCCCGACGACCTGTGGAAACTGGTCCGCTCCGGCGCGGACGGGATCGGTGACTTTCCCGTCGGCCGAGGCTGGGACCTGGACCACCTGTACGACGCGGACCCGGACAAGGCCGGGACCTTCTACACCCGGCACGGCGGATTCCTGCACGACGCGGACCAGTTCGACGCCCCGTTCTTCGGCATCAGTCCGCGCGAGGCGACCGCCATGGACCCGCAGCACCGGCTGCTCCTCGAAGCCTCCTGGGAGGCGTTCGAGGACGCCGGACTTGACCCGGTCGAGCTGCGCGGCAGCGACACCGGCGTCTTCGCCGGGATCATGTACAGCGACTACGCGGCGCGACTGCATTCCGTACCGGAGGAATACGAGCCGTTCCTGGGCAACGGCAGCGCGGCGAGCGTCGCTTCGGGGCGCGTCTCGTACGCGCTCGGGCTGCGCGGCCCCGCCGTCTCCATCGACACGGCGTGCTCGTCGTCGCTGGTGGCGCTCCACCTCGCGGTGCGGGCGCTGCGCGGCGGGGAGTGCGGCATGGCGCTCGCGGGCGGCGCGACGGTCCTGTCCACGCCGGGCGTGTTCGTCGAGTTCAGCAGGCAGCGCGGGCTCGCCGCCGACGGACGGTGCAAGGCGTTCGCCGCTGCGGCCGACGGCACCGGATTCGGTGAGGGCGTCGGCGTCCTCGTCCTGGAACGGCTCTCCGACGCGCGCCGCAACGGACATCCCGTCCTGGCCGTCGTACGCGGCACCGCCGTCAACCAGGACGGTGCGAGCAACGGCCTGACCGCCCCCAACGGCCCCGCGCAGGAACGCGTCATCCGGCAGGCACTCGACGGTGCGGGGCTCACCCCGTCGGACGTGGACGCGGTCGAGGCGCACGGCACCGGCACCACCCTCGGCGACCCCATCGAGGCACAGGCGCTCCTGGCGACGTACGGGCAGGAGCGCGGCGCCGGACAGCCGCTGCACCTCGGCTCGGTGAAGTCCAACATCGGGCACACCCAGGCCGCCGCCGGAGTCGCGGGCGTCATCAAGATGGTGCAGGCCATGCGGCACGGCGTGCTGCCCAAGACGCTGCACGTCGACGAGCCGAGCCCGCACGTCGACTGGGAGTCGGGTGCCGTCTCGCTCCTCACGGAGACCACGCCGTGGCCGGAGCTCGACCGACCGCGCCGCTCGGCGGTCTCCTCCTTCGGCATCAGCGGCACCAACGCCCACGTCATCCTCGAACAGGCTCCGGAACCAGGCGAGTTGATCGACGGTGGCGAGGGTGAGGGGGAGGAGGGCCCGGCCTTCGCCGTCGCGGCGGCGGCCGAGCTGCCCGCCGTGCCCTGGGTGCTGTCCGGGCGCGGTCCCGCGGCGCTGCGCGCACAGGCGCGCACCCTCCTCGACCACCTGCGGGCGGCGGACGGTGCGGCACGGGCGGCCGGGCCCGCCGACATCGCCCACTCGCTGGCGCTGCGCACTTCCTTCGGTCACCGGGCCGCCGTCGTCGCCGAGGGGCGCGAAGACCTGGAGCGGGGCCTGGCCGCTCTGGCGCGCGGTGATGCCGGTGCGGGGGCCGTCGTCAGCGGCGTCCCCGAAGGCGGCCGACTCGCCTTCCTCTTCGCCGGGCAGGGCAGCCAACGAGCGGGAATGGGCCGTGAGTTGAGTGCGGCCTTCCCGCTGTTCGCGCAGACCCTGGCCGATCTGTGCACCCGCTTCGACCGGTATCTGGAGCACCCGCTGCACGGCGTCGTGATGGCGCAGCCGCGCTCCGCCGAGGCCAAGCTCCTCGACGAGACGCTGTACACCCAGTGCGCGCTGTTCGCCGTCGAGGTCGCCCTCTTCCGGCTCGTCGAACACTTCGGTGTGCGGCCCGACATCGTCATGGGCCACTCCATCGGAGAGCTCGCCGCCGCGCACGTCGCGGGGGTCTTCGGGCTCGACGACGCCGTCGCGCTGGTCGCCGCGCGTGGCACGTTCATGCAGGCCGCGCCGTCGGGCGGCGCCATGATCGCCATCCAGGCGCCGGAGGCCGAGGTCGTCGAGTCGCTCGCCGCGCACGCGGGCCGGGTCGTCGTGGCCGCCGCCAACGGACCCGTCGCGACGGTCGTCTCAGGTGACGCGGATGCCGCGGCCGAGGTCGCCAAGGGCTGGCGGGAGAAGGGGCACCGCACCAAGCGGCTGCGGGTCAGCCACGCCTTCCACTCCCCGCACATGGAGCAGGCGGTCGCCCAACTGCGCGCCGTGGCCGCCAAGGTGACGTACGCCGAGCCCGTCATCGACGTCGTGTCGAACGTGACCGGACGCCTGGCCACCGCCGCCGAGCTGATGTCGCCCGACTACTGGGCCCGGCACATCCGCGAGGCCGTCCGCTTCCACGACGGCGTACGCACCCTGGAGGACGACGGCGTACGGCAGTTCGTCGAGATCGGGCCCGACGCCGTCCTCACCGCGATGGCCCGCGACTGCCTCACCGAAGAGCCGCTCCTGCTCGCCCCCACGCTCCGGCGCGACAAGCCCGAGTGCCCGACGCTGCTGCTCGGTCTCGCCGGAGTGTGGGCGCACGGCCGGGAGGTGGACTGGCGTGCCCTGCTCGCCGGATCCGACACGCGCCGCGTCACCCTGCCGCCGTACGCCTTCCAGCACCAGGGCTACTGGCTGCACGACGCCGACGACGCCCCCGGCACCCCCGAACGGACGGCGGTAGCCCTGGTCCAGGGCGGATCGGCGCTCGACGACCAGGACTTCCTGACCGCCCTGGAGCTCGGCGCCCCGCACACCCTGGCCCGCGCGTACGGCGCGACCGACGAGGAGCAGCAGCTCCTGCTGCGACTGCGGCCCGCGCTCACCGCCTGGCGCAGGCAGCGCAGTTGGTCCTACGGCGTCGAGTGGAAGCGGCTGCCCGAGACCCGGACCGGTCTGCACGCCGGGGCCACCACCGACGGCGGGAGCTGGCTCCTCGTGGAGCCCGACCTCTCGGACGACGGGCAGCCGACCGAGGGTTCGGCCCTCGAACGGGCCCTGACAGCGGCCGGGTTGGACGTCGTGCCACTCGGCGTACGGTCCGACGACACGGCCGAGGCGATCGCGGCGCGCATCGAGTCCACCCTGGCGGGACGGGCCCCGGGCACGCAGCCGTCCGGTGTGCTCTCCGCCCTCGGCTTCGTCAAGGGCGCGCACCCCGAACATCCCGCGATCTCCCTGGGGTTCGCCCTCACCACACAGTTGGTCGAGGCGCTGGGCGGCATCGGCATGCGGCTGCCGCTGTGGTGCCTGACCCGTGGCGCGCTGGCCGTCGGCCAGGACCCCGAGGCGCACGATCCGGCACAAGGGCACTTGTGGGGCCTCGGTCGCACGGTCGCCGCGCAGGCCCCCGCGGCCTGGGGCGGACTCGTCGACCTGCCGGCCGCCCTCGACCAGGCCGTCGGGACTGCCGCGACCGGTACCGAGGCGGGCGCGTCCCAGGGCGGCTGGGCCACGCACCTGGCCCGCTTCCTCGCGGACCCGCAGGGCGAGGACGAGATCGCGGTCCGCGCCTCGGGCCGCTACGTCCGTCGCCTGGTCCGCGTCCCTTGGCCCACCCCGCGGGAGCCGGACGACACCACGCTCGCCGGAACCGTCCTGCTGACCGGGGCCACCGCGACCGCGGGCCGGCACGCCGCCCTCTCCCTGGCTCGCGGGGGCGTCCGGCGCCTGCTGCTCCTCGCGCCGGAGAGCGAGGCGGGCGCGGCGGCGACCCTGACCGCCGAACTCGTCGCGCTCGGCGTGGAAGTGGAGGTCAGCGCGACCGACCCGGCCGACCGGCAGGCGCTCGCCGAAGTCCTCGCGGGCCTCGGCGACGACGCGCCGCTCACCGCCGTCGTACACGCGCAGTGGCACGCCGGTGACGCGGCAGCGGGCCTCACCGGTCTTGGTGACGCCACCGCCGCGCTGCACAACCTGCACGAACTCACCTTGGATCTCCCCTTGTCGGCGTTCACGGTCTTCACCGGGTACGACGGCCTCACCGGCGGGCGGGCCACCTCCTGGGAGAGCGTCGTGCACGCCGCCTACGCGGAGACCCTCACCCGCTACCGGCGCTCCCACCGGCTGCCCGCCACCCTCATCGCCTGGGGCCGGCTCGCCCCGGAGGCCACCGGCACCCCGGAAGCGGCTGAACCGGCACACGGCCTGCGCGCCCTCGACCCGATCCGCGCCCTGGCCTGCCTGCCGAACCTGCTCTCCACCCGGGCGGAATCCGACCCGACCGTGCCGGTGCTCGGCATCGCCGACGTGGACTGGGAACGCCGCACCGCCCACGACGCCAGGATCCGCTCCGGCGCCCTGCACCGGGCGCTGCCCGACGTCCGCAGCCACCTGGCGCACGGCGCGGACCGCGAGGCGTCCGACGACGACGCCGAGGCGCCCGCCGAACTCCGCCGCAAACTGGCCGAGTCGACCGAGGAGGAGGGCGGCATCCTCCTCTCCGAGCTGCTGCGCGACCAGATGATGCTGGTCCTCGGCCACGACTCGGCCGAGCACCTCGACGAGTCCAGCTCGTTCCTGGAGATCGGCTTCTCGTCCTTCACGGCCCTGGAGCTGCGCAACGGCCTGCACCGTGCCACCGGCGTCGCGCTGCCCGCCACCGCGGTCTTCGACCACCCGACGCCGGGCGACCTGCTGCGCTACCTGAAGCAGGCGCTGACCGGCTGA
- a CDS encoding TetR/AcrR family transcriptional regulator, whose amino-acid sequence MATDQEPTVQKRDRANTRAALLNAARIRFAQFGYDGTTVRDIAHDAHVDPALVFRYFGSKRALFEEACVDHEVLGQVMSGPLSELPAGMLESVVFQDWSQFAGEHPLVMLLRSPSHGPARQSLERQVDAGHIEGLIKQVHGQDAALRAEMLVACLLGMGIMRTALHSTALTSATLEDVLPYFSGITKLLLEGDGVPPQQHPEQG is encoded by the coding sequence ATGGCAACCGACCAAGAGCCGACCGTGCAGAAGCGGGATCGCGCCAACACCCGCGCCGCACTCCTGAACGCGGCCCGCATCCGATTCGCACAGTTCGGCTACGACGGGACCACCGTGCGGGACATCGCCCACGACGCCCACGTCGATCCCGCTCTCGTGTTCCGGTACTTCGGCTCCAAGCGCGCCCTGTTCGAGGAGGCGTGCGTCGACCACGAGGTGCTCGGGCAGGTGATGTCGGGGCCGCTCAGCGAACTGCCCGCCGGCATGCTCGAATCAGTCGTCTTCCAGGACTGGTCCCAGTTCGCCGGCGAGCATCCGCTCGTCATGCTGTTGCGCTCGCCCTCGCACGGCCCGGCCCGGCAGAGCCTCGAACGCCAGGTGGACGCGGGCCACATCGAAGGACTCATCAAGCAGGTGCACGGCCAGGACGCGGCACTGCGCGCGGAGATGCTGGTGGCCTGTCTGCTCGGCATGGGCATCATGCGCACGGCTCTGCACTCGACCGCACTCACCTCGGCCACGCTGGAGGACGTGCTGCCCTACTTCAGCGGGATCACCAAGCTGCTGCTCGAAGGCGACGGCGTGCCGCCGCAGCAGCACCCGGAGCAGGGCTGA
- a CDS encoding FAD-binding oxidoreductase, which translates to MATRRQVLRGATAGITLAATAPMLGWAGGASAVTAVDWNKLAAGLEGDLILPSDSGYAQAKKLHFSMYDSTSPAAVAYCQGAADVQLCLAFAQQNDIAAVPRSGGHSFGGFSTTTGLVIDVSRLNGIQVGGSTTVLGPGVQTVDALDALAGHGLALAGGLHGSVAAGGFVHGGGIGWQTRSFGVASDALVSAQVVLADGRVVTCSKDSEPDLFWALRGGGGGNFGIVTRYERRPAKASTMVNFKLAWAWSDVERVIEAWQQWAPTTPWTLGSRWIVSQLDTSPGAPEPIVWVDGSFLGTPEALAPLLDDLAAAVGRAPDTRSSTRFSFLEGMLDWFGCSGKTVAQCHTEGYSPDAVMPRNNFIVDRSRLFSQGLSKSAISQLLAAFTASPRAGQLRFVQALALGGKANTVGRTDTAYVHRTAQFTLNWTVGTVDATPVQEDRDAARAWIKGGFDAVDPFSLRETYQNYIDPELRDWKTSYYAENYARLADIKRAYDPNGFFCFAQAIQ; encoded by the coding sequence ATGGCAACACGAAGGCAAGTCCTGCGCGGCGCGACGGCGGGCATCACTCTGGCGGCGACCGCCCCCATGCTCGGATGGGCCGGCGGTGCGAGCGCCGTCACGGCGGTGGACTGGAACAAGCTGGCCGCCGGGCTCGAGGGAGATCTGATCCTGCCCTCGGACAGCGGCTACGCGCAGGCCAAGAAGCTGCACTTCAGCATGTACGACAGCACCTCACCGGCGGCGGTGGCGTACTGCCAAGGCGCCGCCGACGTCCAGCTGTGCCTGGCGTTCGCGCAGCAGAACGACATCGCGGCGGTGCCCCGTTCCGGCGGCCACAGCTTCGGTGGCTTCTCCACGACCACCGGCCTGGTCATCGACGTGTCCCGGCTCAACGGCATCCAGGTCGGCGGCTCGACGACCGTCCTGGGCCCGGGAGTCCAGACGGTCGACGCCCTGGACGCCTTGGCCGGGCACGGCCTCGCGCTCGCCGGTGGCCTGCACGGTTCCGTCGCGGCCGGCGGGTTCGTGCACGGCGGCGGCATAGGCTGGCAGACCCGCTCCTTCGGCGTGGCCAGCGACGCGCTCGTCTCGGCACAGGTCGTGCTCGCCGACGGCCGGGTGGTGACCTGTTCCAAGGACAGCGAACCCGATCTGTTCTGGGCGCTGCGCGGCGGAGGCGGCGGCAACTTCGGCATCGTCACCCGTTACGAACGGCGGCCCGCCAAGGCCTCCACCATGGTCAACTTCAAGCTGGCGTGGGCCTGGAGCGACGTGGAGCGCGTCATCGAGGCCTGGCAGCAGTGGGCGCCGACCACGCCGTGGACGCTCGGCTCGCGCTGGATCGTGTCCCAGCTGGACACATCGCCGGGCGCGCCCGAGCCCATCGTGTGGGTGGACGGCTCGTTCCTCGGCACGCCGGAGGCGCTCGCGCCGCTCCTGGACGATCTCGCGGCCGCGGTGGGGCGGGCGCCCGACACCCGCTCCAGCACCCGATTCAGCTTCCTGGAAGGGATGCTGGACTGGTTCGGCTGCTCGGGCAAGACGGTCGCGCAGTGCCACACGGAGGGGTACTCGCCCGACGCCGTCATGCCGCGCAACAACTTCATCGTGGACCGCAGCAGGCTCTTCTCCCAGGGCCTGTCGAAGAGCGCGATCAGCCAGCTGCTCGCGGCGTTCACCGCCTCGCCGCGCGCGGGCCAGCTGCGTTTCGTGCAGGCCCTTGCGCTCGGGGGCAAGGCCAACACGGTGGGCCGCACCGACACCGCGTACGTTCACCGCACCGCCCAATTCACCCTGAACTGGACCGTCGGCACGGTGGACGCGACCCCCGTGCAGGAGGACCGGGACGCGGCACGCGCGTGGATCAAGGGAGGCTTCGACGCGGTCGACCCGTTCTCGCTGCGCGAGACGTACCAGAACTACATCGATCCGGAGCTGCGGGACTGGAAGACCTCGTACTACGCGGAGAACTACGCGCGCCTCGCCGACATCAAGCGGGCCTACGACCCGAACGGCTTCTTCTGCTTCGCCCAGGCCATCCAGTGA